Proteins from one Salinispora arenicola genomic window:
- a CDS encoding response regulator transcription factor, whose amino-acid sequence MSAVSSCRTRVLVVDDEDNIRALLSATLRLIEFDVRTAASGQEALALAAEFDPDLVVLDVMLPDLDGFQVAQRLRDVRVGVPVLFLTARSAVEDRISGLTAGADDYVSKPFSLEEVVLRIRAILRRSQVEPYPGADSGVLRYADLQLDEDAHEVRRADRVIDLSPTEFKLLRYLMVNAGRVVSKAQILDRVWNYDFGGDGRIVESYVYYLRKKVDSRAPALIHTIRGVGYTLRVPRTGER is encoded by the coding sequence GTGAGTGCCGTGTCCTCATGCCGAACCCGTGTCCTCGTCGTTGACGATGAGGACAACATCCGCGCCCTGCTGTCGGCCACCCTGCGCCTGATCGAATTCGACGTACGGACCGCGGCGAGCGGTCAGGAGGCACTGGCCTTGGCGGCAGAGTTCGACCCGGATCTGGTGGTCCTCGACGTGATGCTGCCCGACCTCGACGGATTCCAGGTGGCCCAGCGGCTACGTGACGTGAGGGTCGGCGTGCCGGTGCTGTTCCTGACGGCCCGCAGCGCGGTGGAGGATCGGATCTCCGGGCTGACCGCCGGCGCCGACGACTATGTGAGCAAGCCGTTCAGCCTGGAGGAGGTGGTACTGCGGATCCGCGCCATCCTGCGGCGCAGCCAGGTCGAGCCTTACCCCGGTGCGGACTCGGGCGTGCTCCGCTACGCCGATCTCCAACTCGATGAGGACGCCCACGAGGTACGCCGGGCCGACCGGGTGATCGACTTGTCGCCGACGGAGTTCAAGCTGTTGCGCTACCTGATGGTCAACGCCGGCCGGGTGGTCAGCAAGGCGCAGATCCTCGACCGGGTCTGGAACTACGACTTCGGCGGCGACGGGCGGATCGTCGAGTCCTACGTCTACTACCTGCGCAAGAAGGTGGACAGTCGGGCACCCGCCCTGATCCACACCATCCGGGGAGTGGGCTACACACTTCGGGTGCCGCGTACCGGGGAGCGGTGA